In the Candidatus Methylomirabilota bacterium genome, one interval contains:
- the sucC gene encoding ADP-forming succinate--CoA ligase subunit beta, whose protein sequence is MKIHEYQAKALLRAFAIPVPAGDVADTPAQARAVAEKIGGRVVVKAQVHAGGRGKAGGIKLADDPAGAESAARQILGMRLKTPQTPPEGILVLKVLVEEASAVARELYLSITLDRARATPVAMASEAGGMEIEEVAARSPEKILREWAHPALGLGDFQARRLAFGLGLAGETLKQAVALVRNLFPLYLAKDGALVEINPLVVTRDGRVLALDAKLNFDDNALYRHPEIAALRDTHEEDPLDVEASKYGLNYIKLEGNVGCMVNGAGLAMATMDIIKLAGGEPANFLDVGGGASPEQIENAFRILSSDPSVKAVFINVFGGILRCDRLAEGVIAAVKKLGLRLPVVVRMEGTNVELGKKMLAESGLALTTADDMGDGARKVVALARGTKA, encoded by the coding sequence ATGAAGATCCACGAATACCAGGCCAAGGCGCTGCTTCGCGCGTTCGCGATCCCCGTGCCCGCCGGTGACGTGGCCGACACGCCGGCCCAGGCGCGCGCCGTCGCCGAAAAGATCGGGGGCCGCGTGGTCGTGAAGGCGCAGGTGCACGCCGGTGGTCGTGGCAAGGCGGGCGGGATCAAGCTGGCCGACGATCCGGCCGGCGCTGAGTCCGCGGCCCGGCAGATTCTGGGGATGAGGCTCAAGACGCCGCAGACCCCGCCCGAGGGCATCCTGGTGCTCAAGGTGCTGGTCGAGGAAGCCTCGGCCGTCGCCCGGGAGCTCTACCTGTCGATCACGCTCGACCGCGCGCGCGCGACGCCCGTGGCGATGGCCTCCGAAGCCGGCGGCATGGAGATCGAGGAGGTGGCCGCCCGCAGCCCCGAGAAGATCCTCCGCGAATGGGCCCACCCCGCGCTCGGGCTCGGCGACTTTCAGGCCCGGCGGTTGGCGTTCGGCCTCGGCCTGGCCGGGGAGACGCTGAAGCAGGCCGTGGCGCTCGTCCGTAACCTCTTCCCCCTCTATCTCGCCAAGGACGGCGCGCTGGTCGAGATCAACCCGCTGGTGGTGACCAGGGACGGCCGCGTGCTGGCCCTCGACGCCAAGCTCAACTTCGACGACAACGCCTTGTACCGCCACCCGGAAATCGCGGCACTTCGAGACACCCATGAAGAGGATCCACTTGACGTCGAGGCATCCAAGTACGGCCTGAACTACATCAAGCTCGAGGGCAACGTCGGCTGCATGGTCAACGGCGCAGGACTGGCCATGGCCACGATGGACATCATCAAGCTCGCCGGTGGGGAGCCCGCCAACTTCCTCGACGTCGGCGGCGGCGCCTCGCCCGAGCAGATCGAGAACGCGTTCCGGATCCTCTCCTCGGACCCCAGTGTCAAGGCGGTCTTCATCAACGTCTTCGGCGGCATCCTGCGTTGCGACCGGCTGGCCGAGGGCGTGATAGCGGCGGTGAAGAAGCTCGGCCTCCGGCTGCCCGTCGTCGTCCGCATGGAGGGCACCAACGTCGAGCTGGGCAAGAAGATGCTGGCCGAGTCCGGCCTGGCCCTCACCACCGCCGACGACATGGGTGATGGCGCCCGCAAGGTCGTCGCGCTGGCGCGAGGGACGAAAGCATGA
- a CDS encoding DUF2846 domain-containing protein produces the protein MRARLIGLVVVAGIALAGCATGAPFRKIETIPSGKAVIYIYRPSALGPAVQYDVKRGDTVITTMKAQGYYPYITDPGEVELWAETESKASVTLDVKPGEVYFVKAGIGMGFFVGRPRLQVVPREEGEKEIAECCKFVESEASK, from the coding sequence ATGAGGGCGCGACTGATCGGGTTGGTGGTCGTGGCGGGAATAGCCCTGGCTGGGTGTGCGACGGGCGCGCCGTTCCGGAAGATCGAGACGATCCCTTCGGGCAAAGCGGTGATCTACATCTACCGGCCGTCGGCGCTCGGTCCCGCAGTCCAGTACGACGTCAAGCGCGGCGACACGGTCATCACGACGATGAAGGCCCAAGGCTACTACCCGTACATCACCGATCCTGGCGAGGTCGAGCTGTGGGCCGAGACCGAGTCCAAGGCTTCGGTGACGCTCGACGTGAAGCCCGGCGAGGTCTACTTCGTGAAGGCGGGCATCGGCATGGGGTTCTTCGTCGGCCGGCCGCGGCTGCAGGTGGTGCCCCGCGAGGAGGGCGAGAAGGAGATCGCCGAGTGCTGCAAGTTCGTGGAGAGCGAGGCCTCCAAGTAG
- a CDS encoding fumarate reductase/succinate dehydrogenase flavoprotein subunit has protein sequence MIARPDRDEREYDVVVVGAGGAGIRAAIEAKAQGARTALVCKSLFGKAHTVMAEGGIAAALRNVWKEDGWDVHFRDTMRGGKLLNSWRMAQLHALEAPDRVLELEEWGAMFDRTPDGLILQRDFGGHRYARLAHVGDRTGLEMIRTLQNRAVELGIDVLMECTMQRLLVDDGRIAGAFGYWRQTGRFVLLRGKAIVLATGGAGKAWKVTSNSWEYTGDGMTMALDAGADLIDMEFVQFHPTGMVWPPSVRGILVTEGVRGDGGTLKNRDGERFMFRYIPEFFRAETADNEAEADRWYEDKKNNRRTADLLPRDEVARAINSEIKAGRGSPHGGVFLDICTRRPADYIRRRLPSMYHQFKELAGVDITKEVMEVGPTCHYVMGGVRVDADTTQSTVSGLFAAGEVAGGMHGSNRLGGNSLSDLLVFGRRAGLHAALHAKDFGGRLAADRAQLEAIARELLEPFTRSGNENPYAIQADLQEAMQDLVGIIRTETELRHALRKIEALKDRAKKVRIGGGRTYNPGWHTALDLQSLLTVAECVTLAAIERTESRGSHTRDDYPKTDAEWGKANVVVRQKNGTIQFTREPLPEMPAELRGLLEEKK, from the coding sequence ATGATCGCCCGGCCCGACCGCGACGAGCGCGAGTACGACGTCGTCGTCGTCGGCGCCGGCGGCGCCGGGATCCGCGCGGCCATCGAGGCGAAGGCGCAGGGCGCGCGGACCGCGCTCGTGTGCAAGTCCCTCTTCGGCAAGGCCCACACGGTCATGGCCGAGGGCGGGATCGCGGCAGCGCTCCGGAACGTGTGGAAGGAGGACGGCTGGGACGTCCACTTCCGCGACACCATGCGCGGCGGCAAGCTGCTGAACAGCTGGCGCATGGCGCAGCTGCACGCGCTGGAGGCGCCGGACCGCGTGCTCGAGCTCGAGGAGTGGGGCGCGATGTTCGACCGGACGCCCGACGGCCTGATCCTCCAGCGCGACTTCGGCGGCCACCGCTACGCGCGCCTCGCGCACGTCGGCGACCGCACGGGCCTCGAGATGATCCGCACGCTGCAGAACAGGGCCGTCGAGCTCGGCATCGACGTGCTCATGGAGTGCACGATGCAGCGGCTCCTCGTCGACGACGGGCGCATCGCGGGCGCCTTCGGCTACTGGCGCCAGACCGGGCGCTTCGTCCTGCTGCGCGGAAAGGCCATCGTCCTCGCGACCGGCGGGGCGGGGAAGGCGTGGAAGGTCACGTCGAACTCGTGGGAATACACGGGCGACGGCATGACGATGGCCCTCGACGCCGGCGCGGACCTCATCGACATGGAGTTCGTGCAGTTCCATCCGACGGGCATGGTCTGGCCGCCGAGCGTGCGCGGGATCCTCGTCACCGAAGGCGTGCGCGGCGACGGCGGCACCCTCAAGAACAGGGATGGCGAGCGCTTCATGTTCCGCTACATCCCCGAGTTCTTCCGCGCCGAGACCGCCGACAACGAGGCGGAGGCGGACCGCTGGTACGAAGACAAGAAGAACAACCGGCGCACGGCTGACCTCCTGCCCCGCGACGAGGTGGCGCGCGCGATCAATTCCGAGATCAAGGCCGGGCGGGGCAGCCCCCACGGCGGCGTCTTCCTCGACATCTGCACGCGCCGCCCGGCCGACTACATCCGGCGGCGCCTGCCGTCGATGTACCACCAGTTCAAGGAGCTGGCCGGCGTGGACATCACCAAAGAGGTGATGGAGGTGGGGCCGACCTGCCACTACGTGATGGGCGGCGTCCGCGTGGACGCCGACACCACGCAATCCACGGTGTCCGGGCTCTTCGCCGCCGGCGAGGTGGCGGGCGGCATGCACGGCTCCAACCGGCTGGGGGGCAACTCCCTCTCCGACCTCCTCGTCTTCGGCCGCCGCGCCGGGCTGCACGCGGCGCTCCACGCCAAGGATTTCGGCGGCCGGCTGGCGGCGGACCGGGCGCAGCTCGAGGCGATCGCGCGCGAGCTGCTCGAGCCCTTCACCCGGTCGGGGAACGAGAACCCCTACGCCATCCAGGCCGACCTCCAGGAGGCGATGCAGGACCTGGTCGGCATCATCCGCACCGAGACCGAGCTCCGGCACGCGCTCCGGAAGATCGAGGCCCTCAAGGATCGCGCGAAGAAGGTGCGCATCGGAGGCGGGCGCACGTACAATCCGGGCTGGCACACGGCCCTCGATCTCCAGTCGCTCCTCACCGTGGCCGAGTGCGTCACCCTGGCCGCCATCGAGCGCACGGAAAGCCGCGGCAGTCACACCCGCGACGACTATCCGAAGACCGACGCGGAGTGGGGCAAGGCCAACGTGGTGGTGCGCCAGAAGAACGGGACGATCCAGTTCACCCGCGAGCCGCTGCCGGAGATGCCGGCCGAGCTCCGGGGACTCCTCGAGGAGAAGAAGTAG
- a CDS encoding RidA family protein has translation MRECVRTHAWHETRAFSSAVKVTGGTLVFLAGMTPVDEQRRLVGPGNFDQQVGQVWENMRLAVEKAGGQLSDVVTMTVFLTDLGHGNRFIELRRQKFGRDFPASALIGINQLAMPGMLIEIQAIAAIP, from the coding sequence ATGAGGGAGTGCGTGCGGACTCATGCCTGGCACGAGACGCGCGCCTTCTCCTCGGCGGTGAAGGTGACGGGCGGCACCCTGGTCTTCCTGGCCGGGATGACGCCGGTGGACGAGCAGCGGCGGCTGGTGGGTCCCGGCAACTTCGACCAGCAGGTCGGGCAGGTCTGGGAGAACATGCGCCTGGCCGTGGAGAAGGCGGGCGGCCAGCTCTCGGACGTCGTCACCATGACCGTCTTCCTCACCGACCTGGGCCACGGCAACCGCTTCATCGAGCTGCGCCGGCAGAAGTTCGGGCGGGACTTTCCCGCCAGCGCGCTCATCGGGATCAACCAGCTGGCGATGCCCGGCATGCTCATCGAGATCCAGGCTATCGCCGCGATCCCCTAG
- a CDS encoding succinate dehydrogenase/fumarate reductase iron-sulfur subunit, with the protein MRVFRGDASRGSFREYRVETDQGMVVLDVIHRIQATQASDLACRWNCKAGKCGSCSAEINGKPRLMCMTRMNTFAEGAPITVAPIRAFPLIRDLVTDVSYNYEKAKTVPPLRLKPPDPDGRYRMMQEDIDRIQEFHKCIECFLCQDVCHVIRDHDLKRQFAGPRFFIKVAALDMHPLDTRNRTEFVAREAGIGLCNVTKCCTEVCPEGIHITDNGIIPMKERRADDYDPIVWLLRKFRGQRPEPA; encoded by the coding sequence ATGCGGGTGTTCCGGGGCGACGCCAGCCGCGGCAGCTTCCGCGAGTACCGCGTCGAGACCGACCAGGGCATGGTGGTCCTGGACGTCATCCACCGGATCCAGGCCACCCAGGCCTCCGACCTCGCCTGCCGCTGGAACTGCAAGGCCGGCAAGTGCGGCTCCTGCAGCGCGGAGATCAACGGCAAGCCGCGTCTCATGTGCATGACACGAATGAACACGTTCGCCGAGGGCGCCCCCATCACCGTGGCGCCGATCCGGGCGTTCCCGCTGATCAGGGATCTCGTCACCGACGTGTCCTACAACTACGAGAAGGCCAAGACCGTGCCGCCGCTCCGGCTCAAGCCGCCCGACCCCGACGGCCGGTACCGGATGATGCAGGAGGACATCGACCGCATCCAGGAGTTCCACAAGTGCATCGAGTGCTTCCTCTGCCAGGACGTCTGCCACGTCATCCGCGATCACGACTTGAAGCGGCAGTTCGCCGGCCCCCGCTTCTTCATCAAGGTCGCCGCCCTCGACATGCACCCGCTCGACACCCGCAACCGGACGGAGTTCGTGGCCCGGGAGGCGGGGATCGGGCTCTGCAACGTCACCAAGTGCTGCACCGAGGTTTGCCCCGAGGGAATCCACATCACCGACAACGGCATCATCCCGATGAAGGAGCGGAGGGCCGACGACTACGACCCGATCGTCTGGCTGCTGCGGAAGTTCCGCGGCCAGCGCCCAGAGCCTGCCTGA
- a CDS encoding LysR substrate-binding domain-containing protein, whose product MDVELRQLRYLIAVAEERHFTRAARGLRVAQPAVSKQIRLLEEELGTTLLHRTRGNLTLTTAGEAFLPWARQAVTDLATAIDEARETGGIRRGRMSIGATPSITTAILPQALGKFHATYPGIELKLHEAGSRDLVRELEQGSLDLALVILPVTHRSLETTPILREELVLAVASSHPLAERKRIGFADLRGVPLVMFREGSDLRATTLAACAAAGVEPTFA is encoded by the coding sequence ATGGACGTGGAGCTCCGCCAGCTGCGCTACCTCATCGCGGTCGCCGAGGAGCGCCACTTCACCCGCGCCGCACGCGGCCTCCGAGTGGCGCAGCCCGCGGTCTCGAAGCAGATCCGGCTGCTCGAGGAGGAGCTCGGGACCACCCTCCTCCACCGGACTCGCGGGAACCTCACACTGACGACCGCGGGCGAGGCGTTCCTCCCGTGGGCGCGCCAGGCCGTCACCGACCTCGCCACCGCGATCGACGAGGCGCGCGAGACGGGCGGCATACGGCGTGGACGCATGAGCATCGGCGCGACCCCGAGCATCACCACGGCGATCCTTCCCCAAGCCCTCGGGAAGTTCCACGCCACGTACCCGGGTATCGAGCTGAAGCTGCACGAGGCCGGCTCCCGCGACCTCGTGCGCGAGCTCGAGCAGGGCAGCCTCGACCTCGCGCTCGTGATCCTGCCGGTCACGCACCGCTCGCTCGAGACGACGCCCATCCTCCGCGAGGAGCTCGTCCTTGCGGTCGCCTCGAGCCATCCGCTCGCCGAGCGGAAGCGCATCGGCTTCGCCGACCTGCGCGGCGTGCCGCTCGTGATGTTCCGCGAGGGCTCCGACCTGCGCGCAACGACGCTCGCGGCGTGCGCGGCGGCCGGGGTCGAGCCGACGTTCGC